ataaaaaaaattaattgcacGTCTAACTTATTTtactcttataatttttagaagatTTTTGAAATGGACGACACTGAAGTAAAAGAATATCGTTGGGAAGGTGGTTATGAAAAAACATGGGAGGAAGTGAAAGAAGACGAAGGAGGAAATGTTGAATGGTCGGTTAAAGagattattgaaaaatctaaGCGATTACTGGCAATCAGACAGCCTAATGTCCGCCTGGGCATGATGCGacatttgtttgttattatagaTAGTTCCAATTCAATGATTGAAAAGGATTTAAAACCTACTAGACAATTGTGTACTTACAAATTGCTTCAAGATTTCATTCAAGATTATTTTGATCAAAATCCAATTAGTCAACTTGGTCTAATAACTACAAGGAATTCATCTGCTGAGCGTATATCTGAATTGTCTGGCAATAGAAAATATCATCTTgaagaattgaaaaaaacttttggagattttaattattgcaatGGATTGATGTCTGTGCAAAACTCATTAGAAATTGCATTGTCAGTTATGAAAATGTTGCCCTCTCATACTAGTAgagaaatacttattattggaTCTAGTTTGAGCTCTTGCGATCCAGGCGAAATAAATACTACTATTGAAACtcttaaaacaaacaatattagaGTTTCAATGATACACTTGGCTGCTGAAGTAAGGATGTTTCGACACTTGTGTGATGAAACTAAAGGCAAACATAATGTGATCGTAGATGATGTACATTTTAAGCATATTCTTTGGTCGTTAGTGGAACCTGTTCCTCTTCCAAATTCAGTTGATGCATCGTGTGTGAAAATGGGATTTCCTCAAGAGTTAGAACAAAAACCACCATTCACCACATGCTCGTGTCATTTAGCAGAGGGTGGAAAATTAAATGCTAAAGGTTTCTTTTGCCCACAGTGTAACAGCAAATATTGTGAATTACCCGTGGAATGCAAGTGTTGTGGCCTTATACTCGTGTCTTCTTTACATCTTGCTAGGTCGTTACATCATTTGGTTCCTATTAAaccgtttataaaaattgagctTGAAGAAGGTTCTAGTGCCTACTGCTATGGATGTAGAAAAAGAATAAAGGTTCCTGCcgaaaatgtatacttttgtGAATCTTGTAAAAAACATTACTGTGATGGCTGTGACATTTATGTGCATAATACATTACACGTATGTCCAGGCTGTGCTGTTAAACGAGATGAAAAAAGATAATGTACAAacagtttttcaatttttttttcaattaatagaTTACTATGTACAtaagctaaataatttaagagtatcaataatttattgattttcttttatatatttttaagcattatttctataaaatgattttagtttatgtatacaattgaaaatgattaaaaacaataaaactggACTGAaactatttcatttaatttgtctTTAATACTCTAAATTCATACAcaagttataataagtatagatgtactattaatttgattttttatatttaatataaaatataagggtagttaaatttttagttataaaaatgtttgttccaTCATAGTTGGgagtgtattatttaataaaaacaaattaagctAATACGTAATCATACTGAACAATAACCATTACTTAGAAAAGAAATAGGTAACCAATTGCTCACTGATTCTTGTATTCATTCAAATAGCTAAACAAAGGTAAAAATTTcccatttgaatattatagaaaagtaatattttcggatagtacctacttacactttacataaaaactataattattaacagacatatttcaatatttgtgcTATTTTTACAAccttaaataattcttattaaaattgattgtgATTTATCAAGCACGCTCAAccccatttttatttaaaatctgatctttaaaattttaactaggCGTCTAGGACCTAGACATCTAAAGACcatggtattttaaaataatcttaaccCGCGTATAGTATCTAAACCACGgactaagatattatattatcactaaACATTAGTGATAACAgaaatacaactattataactattattttcgcATACTAATGAATACTCCGATAACAACACAAGTCACAACATTATTTAACTCTTTTGATGGTTTTGGTGTTTTATCTTGagtttgtatttactatttatattcaatcgAGATTCGCGGTAAATTTTAACTTGCTAGTtgctattgttatatttttacagccTAGTGTTGTAGTGTCTTAAAAACTTTACAATTTTCTTTGTGTAGTCACGAGATTAACAACAAAAGTTTGAACGGTTTATTTAAAGCATTTCGTTCTGTAGTTCTAACACAACaccttaataaaattaatttcgatGAACAaagaatatactataaaaaactcTGTGACGACTTTGGCAATAGCCATTGCAGATCACCAACAAACAccaaatgaaaattatgtgGACAATTGTTTGGACAAAGTTAACAATGTGCTTAAGCCCCAATGGATGAAAAATCAAGTAATACttgaatacacacacacacacacacatatatatatatataatataattatgaaagtaCCTACAGGCTACATTGTTAATGATGTTgagcttaaaaaatatatttatatcaaaagtgTACTGATCAGCATCAACAGATGTTAaatgcttattataatttcatataaaatatcatttattattatcatacctaCTGTATCAGTATATTAGTTAGGATTCCACTTTCACATAAGTCTAGTATGCCaagtaattaatagtttaggCTAATGTAAAAatcttcataaaaaatataaacataatacttgattatattattcttacattttaaaatatttaggaaaattccaataattaacaaagtgtcaaacattaaaaagttatatacttactaaatttactttaatcataataagaattaaattatatgaatataaaattaatttcaaaaccaTATGCATGCATAAGGTATGTTATGATATGTCaactaagaattttttttaatggtttgaAAAATAGCGAAATGTAGAGTTATTGAAATTGATTATAGGGAGAAGAGATTAGTAAAATACTTATGAAAAATGCCTACTCCCTCATGTTGTTAATATTGAACATTGCATTCcactaaacatatattttttatgaatttttctttttttttttgtaacaggATGACATCTTATGTTTATTTCAAGTATGCCAAGAAATTAGCCCATCAGATACATATCTAGTTGTTAAATGCTGTAAATTGATGAGCAAAGTATTACCAAAACTTGGTGTTAGTGaagaaaatcttttaaaaaatacaatttcttgGACACTATCATGCATCTTCTATTTTAAATCCGGTGGTCAACAATCGAAACAAATCAAtgaaatctttaatttttatgtctgCACTATTCAAACATATAGAAACTTgaacattaacaataataaagtaagaaattattatttaattaaattaaatcaaatataaaattgtaaatttttaataaaaaatatatccaatttagaatatttctgATGTAATGCTTTTATTACTACAAGTGttacaaaaaatagaaaacaaatttGTAGAACCTCAGACAAATATTGACATACTTACATACATAAAGTTTTTAGAAGCAACTGTGgttataataaaagattatGATTATATCAACACTATTGGAatctacataattaaatttattgaacagtcaataaatcaaaaaaattatatgcaatCATATGATCAAGaagtaagttatattataattataaatatatatatatattatgtataatatgtaaataattataatatttctttccATTATTAAccaacattataaaatgaaataacttgtattataaaatatttgaaaatgtacaatttaatattttaatataattataattattttaggttttaaaatatggatTACAAATTTTGTTACAACTTGTTGAACAGTCTAAACAAtggactaataataattttaacaaattgttaccaattgttttgttatatttaaggtatggtttgatttttaatcaatcaaAATTTCTTAATGATTTACAACCCTCTCCTATCGTACAATGGGAAAATCCATCAAGACTAGATATAGTACCTATGgtgaattcaatttaaaatgttaacacatttaaatgtttaactgATAAAATGatactaaaacataaaaaattttatttctagattaatatgacaaataaacgacgtcaaaaaaaaaagagaattaTAGAATCCAAAAATAAAGTACCAAAATTTGTTACTATTTCAGTAGATGATGAAGTTTTGATGAACATTAGGGATTCAGATTTTTCTGAAGATGAACCATGCACATCTAATCTTATTGGACGTATATCAATAGATATACGGTTATTAGCTgcacaaataatgaaaaaaatgtttactgtatgttttaaatgataatttacttatttaactataaaattacatcTGTAATTGTGTTCAACTTAATTTCAGATAgtagagaaaaaaatgttgttaggatatttgtattcaattgtTGATGGTTCAATGaacattcaaaattgtttgatttCTGAAGTAGGAAATTCAGTACGTGAACCTTCTTCTAAAGTACGCGCAACTATTATAACTGCTATCACATCTATTTTCAAtggttcaaaaatattttttgctcAAGctcaatataggtatatagttatttttcttatttatgataatttattaaattttataaatcaattaatatttttaagagagAAAAAAGGTGCATTTACAACATGGTCTGAAACTCTTgctgattatataattacaatacatgATACATTGTTAAAAGATTTTGGAATGGAAACACATAGTGTCCGTCTTGTACTTTTGCATTGTTTTTCTACTGTGATTTCTAACACACCATATAcaaggttgaataataatctTCTAAAATCAGTATTAGACGCTATACTTGTTTATACTAAATGTGAACCATGtggttagtattttaatattgtatatacttttattatttttgttttattaactaatatttatattttcttatagatAATTATCTAAGAATAGGAGTGTTTCGCTGTTTGTCTTCTGTTTTCAATTCAGAACTTCCACAATTTGAAAAAGAATTACTGTTAGAAAAAAGAAcagaaattgtaaatttatgtttgttcTTATTTAAAGTAAGTTAGCGTTTCaattaaacatgtttatagtattatatacatatatatatatatatatatatatggtaataTTCACCAAGCATGGTCActcccatttttttttttagcaatgaattaattcaaattctgatttttggaatttttaattacacttAAATTACTCATTTAGATACATTAAAagtttccaaaaaaatatccactaaataatttatagtaaaaagagTGAAGGGGTTCATTTAAAAACACTGTTTATATCATTACATTACActccttaaattatataaaaaaatatctcatgaatttaaaaatatggtgtcattaagtgtatttaaaaatcaaaaatcagaatttgaataaattgattacTAAAAATGAGAGTGAATGAGTATGCTTGGTGAATAAacctgtatataaattaataaaagttaaaagcaaaacattttgaaatgaaAGTCATCAACTatctaaactaaaaataaattctccaAACAGTGATATAAATGTTGtcttatataacaattttatccaCTTctggttaataatttaaacaaattgatGATCTAAGTTTGTTtggataattgataatattttattttaaattttatttctgtcTGTAGGAAACAAAATCATTTCTAGAAAGTGACCAAGACAATACACAGATGATTGTAAGGCGTCAATGTtggcaaatattaaatagctactgtaatcattattatggTCTTATTGAAAACagaatgttaattaatattgcaaTCGAAGACATGAAATACACTAAACAAACCTTgttacgtaaaaatattttgtcgtgCTTAAAACAAATGTCTGCAGTATCAGAAGGTAAATATACACTTTTGTAAATTTtgcttatttacctattttttttttattattatgatcatagataaattataattttaattgagtatataatgtgtatattaggGGATGATTATAAATCTGCAAGATTAGAAAAATGGAAGTTGATATTTCGAAAATTAATACCACAAATGTTTGCAGAAAAAGATCCACAAACACTGCCCATTCTTATTGAAAGTCTATCCACAATTGGATCAGATTTATTTAACGATCttgatgtattaataaaaatgatttataattaaatttgattttaagttatttattaatatttagtcaattacatttaacaaaattttacttatatagaaTGAATTAGTTGATCAATACTGTGATGAATTACATATGTTTGTTACCTGTGAAGATCAAAATATCCAATCAGCTGCAATAGCAACATTGGGTACACTTATTAAGTATGAAAAGCTATCAAAAGtaagtaaacataattaatatctttgaaacaaaaattcctctaatagttattatatatttttattttggttaaaacaatttatagaatccaatttatgtaaaacacaCTATTGATGGTTTGCTTTATGtttcatcaataaataaaataaattcagttCAAGAAAAATTGGCATGGACATTAAACTGTGTGTCTGAAATCTTGGTAGAAAATTggtaaatatctattaagtttatctaataaataatttaacacttgtaattataatttattataggttccagaaattataaattttaaagggtaaatgagtaattattatcatctttttttaattacctttttttaggctaattattaaagttttctaAATCCACAAAAGTTATAaccttcaatattttttgtttttgtttatactagttaattcttttattgaacaacactcattatttcaaaatctattaacgattttgaaaatattgttttttaatacatacattctTAAATTCATATTCTACTTATTCTAAAGCAGAATCGTTTTTGgagtattttcaattttatagatacataaCATCTAAATCCAGAAAAAAGTGTAGGTAAATGTAGTAGTAGAGCATCATTTTGTAGGGGAGTATCCCGCACCACTACACACTAACCTAgactttaaatagtaataactcataaactatttgtccatacttagatttttttgtataaattttaaatgctccaaaaaatattctgcttcaagataagaatttaaaaatgtatgtttttattcaaaaaagtaaaaaacttaaaactacatcaataacaaatattaaaaaatatattctgaaatattaagtattataaatgaataactgtatattataataaatatttatatcatatatattttagggaTTTGTATGAAATTGaagatgaaaaattaatatgtttggcTAAAGCTGCACTATCAACACTTGACCGTAAACCAGTAATTAATATCTATGCGTTTTAACatgcataatttatgataattattgaaatttttctaatctatattaatatttagtgtagAGCTTGTGGTTCTAGAGCTTTAGGTCTATTACTATCATTAATTGACCATACTGATATTAATGGACAGCAATTTGGCCCTTTATATGAAgactcaataaatattttaattaatatagccaATGGAAATGATAGTATGAaagttagtaaataataattgaaccaataatagtcatttaaaattaatttacaaaaaatgtattctgtttTAGAATCGTTGGAATAGTTGTAATTCTCTAGGTGTCCTCTATCAAACCAATTCCATCCAAAAGTTACCAGAAACTTTAagggtaaaaatatatatgttaaaaagttaaacatGCAacattgtatgatattaattgcttaaaattgtgtttccagaataatgtattcaatacattatccacattaattataaattgctgTAACTTTAAAGTCAGGCATGTGGCTTGTTCATCTTTAATGTATAATCGTCGAGACTTGTATGGTAATAACTACTCAAAAATGTGGCACAGATTGTTTGATGCTTTTGAAAATTCTCAAAATTTACCTCATATTTGTGAATATAAGCATcaacaaaaactaataaatcagGTTTgtacaaaatcaatatttaacatcCCATTAACGTCTTCAATACTGGAACAAAGTCTGCTGCATTTAGCTTAGGATGATAGGTCAAATGCTCTATATATACTTGACTGGTGatgtataactatacaatttgGTATAGCCAATATGTAAACATATGATTGCTATTAGTTTTGAGTTTAAAAAAggttttattttgtcatatctatgttattataaatattttatgcagcAGCTTAGGAAAGATATCAACATATCATCAgtattgaatgtaataatacatacctgTTTAAAAAGTGATATAACCTAatggatacattttattaaagtttctaaatatttgaaaagattataaaatttgattcattgtacattgaataatactttatttttccaGCTTTGTGCATCATTTTGCAATTTGTGTAACTTACTTGAGCCATCAGATATTAGTGGTTTAACTTATTTGTTTGATTCTCGACTACATGTAATCCAGAATGAGATGGAaaagttttgtaatttaaacgaTATTCCAAATTATTCTGAAATGTTAGCAGCAACACATAACCATCTACATAAGATGTTGAAAACCAAACAACTCACATCTAAACAAGAAGAGATTGTAAACAACTTggtaaatgtatttgttaatcGTTAAAGTATCATATGACTTTGTTATCCAATTGTAtaccatatataatttattttaataaaatacatttattatgtttaaagtattgtgactaatttt
This sequence is a window from Rhopalosiphum maidis isolate BTI-1 chromosome 1, ASM367621v3, whole genome shotgun sequence. Protein-coding genes within it:
- the LOC113548447 gene encoding general transcription factor IIH subunit 2 → MDDTEVKEYRWEGGYEKTWEEVKEDEGGNVEWSVKEIIEKSKRLLAIRQPNVRLGMMRHLFVIIDSSNSMIEKDLKPTRQLCTYKLLQDFIQDYFDQNPISQLGLITTRNSSAERISELSGNRKYHLEELKKTFGDFNYCNGLMSVQNSLEIALSVMKMLPSHTSREILIIGSSLSSCDPGEINTTIETLKTNNIRVSMIHLAAEVRMFRHLCDETKGKHNVIVDDVHFKHILWSLVEPVPLPNSVDASCVKMGFPQELEQKPPFTTCSCHLAEGGKLNAKGFFCPQCNSKYCELPVECKCCGLILVSSLHLARSLHHLVPIKPFIKIELEEGSSAYCYGCRKRIKVPAENVYFCESCKKHYCDGCDIYVHNTLHVCPGCAVKRDEKR
- the LOC113560627 gene encoding uncharacterized protein LOC113560627 — encoded protein: MNKEYTIKNSVTTLAIAIADHQQTPNENYVDNCLDKVNNVLKPQWMKNQDDILCLFQVCQEISPSDTYLVVKCCKLMSKVLPKLGVSEENLLKNTISWTLSCIFYFKSGGQQSKQINEIFNFYVCTIQTYRNLNINNNKNISDVMLLLLQVLQKIENKFVEPQTNIDILTYIKFLEATVVIIKDYDYINTIGIYIIKFIEQSINQKNYMQSYDQEVLKYGLQILLQLVEQSKQWTNNNFNKLLPIVLLYLRYGLIFNQSKFLNDLQPSPIVQWENPSRLDIVPMINMTNKRRQKKKRIIESKNKVPKFVTISVDDEVLMNIRDSDFSEDEPCTSNLIGRISIDIRLLAAQIMKKMFTIVEKKMLLGYLYSIVDGSMNIQNCLISEVGNSVREPSSKVRATIITAITSIFNGSKIFFAQAQYREKKGAFTTWSETLADYIITIHDTLLKDFGMETHSVRLVLLHCFSTVISNTPYTRLNNNLLKSVLDAILVYTKCEPCDNYLRIGVFRCLSSVFNSELPQFEKELLLEKRTEIVNLCLFLFKETKSFLESDQDNTQMIVRRQCWQILNSYCNHYYGLIENRMLINIAIEDMKYTKQTLLRKNILSCLKQMSAVSEGDDYKSARLEKWKLIFRKLIPQMFAEKDPQTLPILIESLSTIGSDLFNDLDNELVDQYCDELHMFVTCEDQNIQSAAIATLGTLIKYEKLSKNPIYVKHTIDGLLYVSSINKINSVQEKLAWTLNCVSEILVENWDLYEIEDEKLICLAKAALSTLDRKPCRACGSRALGLLLSLIDHTDINGQQFGPLYEDSINILINIANGNDSMKNRWNSCNSLGVLYQTNSIQKLPETLRNNVFNTLSTLIINCCNFKVRHVACSSLMYNRRDLYGNNYSKMWHRLFDAFENSQNLPHICEYKHQQKLINQLCASFCNLCNLLEPSDISGLTYLFDSRLHVIQNEMEKFCNLNDIPNYSEMLAATHNHLHKMLKTKQLTSKQEEIVNNLVNVFVNR